The Corticium candelabrum chromosome 18, ooCorCand1.1, whole genome shotgun sequence genome includes a region encoding these proteins:
- the LOC134194396 gene encoding uncharacterized protein LOC134194396, with translation MSVSWSNSKAKDNDGDELEVVHLKLVDESEEGSEGAENASEGEELVANSGEAWFPPLLSRTRMLFLNVTWFGMQFMFLLLSVEVVPSQIQHLVGDKAKGHTLGIIVAMSSVLTFFASPLVGMLSDRIQTKYGKRRPVMVFGTALMSIGFVGMVVIARNMKYESKGCKSLVHLGNGSDYCSHVEKPVCANNTNSSATESADHVQDVVLYSLFFLIGTGSYAILNVAYNGLMADMTHPSVRGFGSGLMGTMIVLGMMSGAGVGVFYKTIGAAWTFSIMYAVLVVTVTITVITIKERPSKAKVHDPVGWKVVLLSYCEPLKDYNFRWVFITRFLMQMGVSTVLGFLQYWLADMVDLPNCMCAESAVSMAMLPLLIGAALCSASSGYLSDRLQRRKPFVFGAALIMSVSATIIAFVPKYYVAIAVALLFGISYGLYVSVDFALVMDVLPDDKDRAKDLAVWHQALVLPQLLATPVAGFVLDYVQDASLPGHSGKLGCAIGLGYIVVFLITALYFLLSSLFVLKIRKVL, from the exons ATGTCAGTGTCGTGGTCTAATTCTAAAGCGAAGGACAATGACGGTGATGAGTTGGAAG TTGTTCATCTAAAGTTAGTGGATGAGAGCGAGGAGGGCAGCGAAGGCGCGGAAAATGCGTCAGAGGGAGA aGAACTGGTTGCTAACAGTGGTGAGGCGTGGTTTCCACCATTGCTGTCCCGCACAAG AATGCTCTTTCTCAATGTGACTTGGTTTGGCATGCAGTTCATGTTTCTGCTCTTATCGGTTGAAG TCGTTCCTTCACAAATTCAACACTTAGTGGGAGACAAGGCGAAGGGGCATACTCTAGGCATTATCGTAGCAATGTCTTCAG TTCTTACATTTTTTGCAAGTCCACTTGTGGGCATGCTGAG cGATCGTATTCAGACGAAGTACGGTAAGAGACGTCCAGTTATGGTTTTTGGCACTGCTCTCATGAG TATTGGTTTTGTTGGAATGGTTGTGATAGCAAGAAATATGAAGTATGAATCAAA GGGATGTAAGAGCCTTGTGCATTTGGGCAATGGTTCTGACTACTGCAGTCATGTTGAGAAACCAGTTTGTGCGAACAATACAAACTCTAGTGCAACTGAATCAGCGGATCATGTCCAAGACGTTG TCCTTTACAGTCTATTTTTCTTGATTGGAACGGGAAGTTATGCAATTCTGAATGTTGCATACAATGGTCTCATGGCTGACATGACGCACCCATCAGTCAGAG GATTTGGATCCGGTCTGATGGGAACGATGATTGTCCTCGGCATGATGTCAGGAGCCGGAGTTGGAGTCTTCTATAAG ACCATAGGTGCTGCTTGGACGTTCAGTATTATGTATGCTGTTTTGGTTGTGACAGTAACAATTACGGTCATAACCATCAAAGAAAGACCATCCAAAGCCAAAGTACACGATCCAGTTGGATGGAAGGTTGTACTACTGAGTTATTGTGAGCCACTGAAAG ATTATAATTTTCGTTGGGTGTTTATCACACGATTTCTGATGCAGATGGGCGTTTCAACGGTTTTGGG GTTTTTGCAGTACTGGTTGGCTGATATGGTTGATCTCCCCAATTGCATGTGTGCGGAGTCAGCTGTTTCTATGGCAATGCTGCCACTGTTGATAGGAGCCGCACTGTG CTCTGCCAGTAGTGGTTATCTGTCTGACAGGCTACAGAGGAGAAAGCCTTTTGTGTTTGGTGCAG CTTTGATTATGAGCGTTAGTGCTACGATTATTGCTTTCGTTCCCAAATACTATGTTGCAATAGCCGTTGCTTTGTTATTTG GTATTAGTTATGGATTGTACGTGTCTGTGGACTTCGCTCTTGTCATGGATGTTTTGCCCGATGACAAAGATCGAGCTAAAGACCTGGCAGTGTGGCATCAG GCTCTTGTGCTTCCTCAACTTTTGGCTACTCCTGTGGCTGGTTTTGTTCTTGATTATGTTCAAGATGCTTCGCTGCCTGGTCATTCTGGAAAGTTGGGCTGTGCCATAGGATTGGGATACATCGTAGTTTTTCTCATAACTGCACTCTACTTCTTGCTCAgcagcttgtttgttttaaaaatTCGGAAAGTTTTATAG